From Arcobacter arenosus:
ACTAAAAGACACTCATATATTGCATCTTTATTAGGGATTAAAAACCTAGTAGTTGCTATTAATAAAATGGATTTAGTTGATTTTTCAGAAGATGTGTTTGAAAAAATCAAAGCAGATTATAAAGAGATTATTGAATACCTACCTCATAATAGAGATTTAAATATTCAATTTATTCCTATTTCTGCACTTGATGGAGATAATATATTAACAAACTCTCCTAAAGCACCTTGGTATAAAGATAAACCTTTAATGGAGATTCTTGATACTACGCCAATTCATAAGGATGAATCTGATTCATTTAGATTGCCAGTTCAATATGTAATAAGACCACACTTAAACTTTAGAGGGTTTTCTGGAACTATTGCAAGTGGAAGTATCAGTGTTGGAGATGAAATTACTGTATTACCATCAAGAAAAACATCTAAAGTTAAATCAATAGTATCTAATGATATTAAAGATTTAAGACCAATTGGAAAAGATGAGCAAGTTGAAACTATTCAAACTGCATTTGCTCCAATGGCAACAACTATTACACTTGAAGATGAGATTGATATTTCAAGAGGGGATATGATTGTAAAATCAGATGATATTCCTAAAGTATCTAATCATTTATCAGCAATGGTAGTATGGATGGATGAGACTCCATTAAAGTTAAACCAAAACTATGTAATTAAAAGAGCTACATCAGTATTAAATGGAGCATTTAATTCAATAGAGTTTAAAAAGAATATTAATACATTTGAAGAGGTTGATGCAAATGAACTTGCTTTAAATGATATAGCAAAAGTTACTGTATCTTTAGATAGAGAAATAGCAGTAGACCCATATCATGAGAATAGATATACAGGAAGTTTTATTATTATTGACAAATATACTAATTCTACTGTTGGTGCTGGTATGATTGTGAGTTCTATTGAAGGCTTTGCACATTTAGAAGAAGAGAAAAAAGTTTATACTCAAGCAGAGATTGAGTTAAATGCATATATTAGAAAGAACTTCCCTGAGTGGGGTTGTAAAGAGATTTTAGGATAAATCAATGGCAGAGAAAGAAACAAAAGCTCAACGTGTTGAGCGAATAAAAAAAGAAAAGGATGGACTTGATGTAATCAAGGACATCCATAGATATGCCCAAACTGGTGAAGAAGTAGACCCTGAAGATATTGATAGATTTAAATGGTATGGAATGTACACACAAAATAAAAATCTACAAGGGGAAGATGATAATACCTTGTATTTTATGCTTAGGGTTAAACTTATAGGGGGAGAATTAACTTTACCTCAACTAAAAGTTATGGCTGAAATTTGTGAAAAACACGCAAGGGGAACTGCTGATTTTACAACAAGACAAGATTTACAGTTTCACTTTATAAAAGTTGCAGATTTACCAGAAGTATTTAGATTACTTGAGACTGTTGGATTAAGTTCAATTTTTGCAGCAGGGGATGTACCAAGAAATGT
This genomic window contains:
- the cysN gene encoding sulfate adenylyltransferase subunit CysN, which codes for MAHQSDLIATNIEQYLKEHENKEILRFITCGSVDDGKSTLIGRLLYDSKMIFEDQLASIEKDSKKSGTTGDKIDLALLVDGLASEREQGITIDVAYRFFSTDKRKFIIADTPGHEQYTRNMATGASTADLAIILVDARQGILTQTKRHSYIASLLGIKNLVVAINKMDLVDFSEDVFEKIKADYKEIIEYLPHNRDLNIQFIPISALDGDNILTNSPKAPWYKDKPLMEILDTTPIHKDESDSFRLPVQYVIRPHLNFRGFSGTIASGSISVGDEITVLPSRKTSKVKSIVSNDIKDLRPIGKDEQVETIQTAFAPMATTITLEDEIDISRGDMIVKSDDIPKVSNHLSAMVVWMDETPLKLNQNYVIKRATSVLNGAFNSIEFKKNINTFEEVDANELALNDIAKVTVSLDREIAVDPYHENRYTGSFIIIDKYTNSTVGAGMIVSSIEGFAHLEEEKKVYTQAEIELNAYIRKNFPEWGCKEILG